A stretch of Chionomys nivalis chromosome 2, mChiNiv1.1, whole genome shotgun sequence DNA encodes these proteins:
- the LOC130866202 gene encoding mitochondrial import inner membrane translocase subunit TIM16-like, whose amino-acid sequence MAKYLAKIIVMGVQVMGRAFAWALRQEFAASQAAADAQGCAGHQSAVTSNLSGLSLQEAQQILNISRLNPELGQKNYEHPFKVNDKSLGGSYLQSKFVCAKECLNEELQIQAQEDREKGQMPKT is encoded by the coding sequence ATGGCCAAGTACCTCGCCAAGATCATTGTGATGGGTGTGCAGGTGATGGGCAGAGCCTTTGCCTGGGCCCTGAGGCAGGAGTTTGCAGCAAGCCAGGCAGCTGCTGATGCTCAGGGCTGTGCTGGGCACCAGTCTGCAGTCACATCCAACCTCTCTGGCCTCAGCCTTCAGGAGGCCCAGCAGATTCTCAACATCTCCAGGCTGAACCCTGAGCTGGGCCAAAAGAATTATGAACACCCATTTAAAGTGAACGACAAATCTTTGGGTGGCTCCTACCTGCAGTCAAAGTTTGTCTGTGCAAAGGAATGCCTAAATGAGGAACTCCAAATACAAGcccaagaagacagagagaaagggcagATGCCCAAAACGTGA